A single region of the Pseudomonas sp. B21-023 genome encodes:
- a CDS encoding AMP-binding protein — protein MRDYADAARSFDHAQAARAALHGQLTALNACVECCDRHVGSGKPALLWEGRDGDSKRYTFDELAPWVARFANVLKAQGVGAGDRVAGLMPRIPELLVTILATWRLGAVYQPLFTAFGPKAIEHRLEQSAARVVVTDQQNRAKLDSVSDCPKIITVKARAGELDFHASLESVAGDCEPVMRTGDDPFLLMFTSGTTGPAKPLEVPLRAIVAFQGYMRDAIDLRPEDNFWNLADPGWAYGLYYAVTGPLSLGHATTFYDGPFSVESCAHIINKLGINNLAGSPTAYRLLIAAGRAFSAPIQGRLRVVSSAGEPLNPEVIRWFADELGVTIHDHYGQTELGMVLCNHHGLRHPVHLGSAGFAIPGHRIVVLDEQGAELSVGQPGILAVDREQSPLCWFGGYRDVPTKSFVGKYYLSGDTVELNADGSISFVGRSDDVITTSGYRVGPFDVESALIEHPTVIEAAVIGKPDPERTELIKAFVVLAQGVTGTAELEDALRQHVRQRLYAHAYPREIEFVSELPKTPSGKLQRFILRNQEIAKQQAQLATRASA, from the coding sequence ATGCGTGATTACGCCGATGCCGCCCGTTCGTTCGACCATGCCCAGGCTGCCCGCGCAGCACTGCACGGGCAACTGACGGCCCTCAATGCCTGCGTCGAATGCTGTGACCGCCATGTCGGCAGTGGCAAGCCGGCGCTGCTGTGGGAAGGCCGTGATGGCGACAGCAAGCGGTACACCTTCGACGAGTTGGCGCCCTGGGTGGCCCGCTTTGCCAACGTGCTGAAAGCGCAGGGGGTGGGCGCGGGCGACCGTGTCGCCGGCTTGATGCCACGCATCCCCGAGTTGCTGGTGACCATCCTCGCCACCTGGCGCCTGGGTGCGGTCTACCAGCCGTTGTTCACTGCCTTCGGGCCGAAGGCCATCGAACATCGCCTGGAGCAGTCCGCAGCACGCGTGGTGGTGACCGACCAGCAGAACCGTGCCAAGCTCGATAGTGTGAGTGATTGCCCGAAGATCATCACCGTTAAGGCACGCGCTGGCGAACTGGATTTCCATGCCAGCCTCGAAAGTGTCGCGGGCGACTGTGAACCTGTCATGCGCACGGGTGACGACCCTTTCCTGCTGATGTTCACCTCGGGTACCACCGGCCCGGCCAAACCCCTGGAGGTGCCGCTGCGCGCCATCGTCGCCTTCCAGGGCTACATGCGTGATGCCATCGACCTGCGCCCGGAAGACAACTTCTGGAACCTGGCCGATCCGGGTTGGGCGTATGGCCTCTATTACGCAGTTACCGGCCCCTTGTCGCTGGGCCACGCCACGACCTTCTACGATGGCCCGTTCAGCGTCGAGAGCTGCGCGCACATCATCAACAAACTGGGCATCAACAACCTGGCCGGTTCGCCAACGGCTTATCGACTGCTGATCGCTGCGGGCCGAGCGTTTTCCGCGCCAATACAGGGCCGCCTGCGGGTCGTCAGCAGTGCCGGCGAGCCGCTCAATCCAGAGGTCATACGCTGGTTTGCCGACGAACTGGGAGTGACCATCCACGATCACTATGGCCAGACCGAACTGGGGATGGTGCTGTGTAACCACCATGGCTTGAGGCACCCGGTACACCTGGGGTCTGCCGGTTTCGCCATTCCAGGCCACCGTATCGTCGTGCTCGATGAGCAGGGCGCGGAGCTGTCGGTCGGGCAACCTGGGATTCTGGCCGTGGACCGTGAGCAATCACCCTTGTGCTGGTTCGGCGGTTATCGCGATGTACCTACCAAATCGTTCGTCGGCAAGTATTACCTCAGCGGCGATACCGTCGAGCTCAACGCCGACGGCAGCATCAGCTTTGTTGGCCGCAGCGACGATGTGATCACCACCTCCGGTTACCGAGTCGGTCCTTTTGATGTGGAAAGCGCGCTGATCGAGCACCCCACGGTGATCGAAGCGGCAGTCATCGGCAAGCCCGACCCGGAACGCACCGAGCTGATCAAGGCCTTCGTCGTCCTGGCCCAAGGTGTGACAGGCACGGCCGAGCTGGAAGATGCCTTGCGCCAGCACGTGCGCCAGCGACTGTATGCCCACGCCTATCCGCGTGAAATCGAATTCGTCAGCGAGCTGCCCAAGACGCCGAGCGGCAAGCTGCAACGTTTCATCCTGCGCAATCAGGAAATCGCCAAACAACAAGCGCAGCTGGCCACACGCGCCAGCGCCTGA
- a CDS encoding SDR family NAD(P)-dependent oxidoreductase — protein MQINHKHFIVSGAASGLGAATAQMLVEAGAKVMLVDLNAAAVEAKARELGDSAGFAVADISDEQAAKAAVDAAVSAFGSIHGLINCAGIVGAEKVLGKQGPHGLASFTKVINVNLIGSFNLLRLAAAAMAEGQPDEGGERGVIINTASIAAYDGQIGQAAYAASKGAIASLTLPAARELARFGIRVMTIAPGIFETPMMAGMTQEVRDSLAAGVPFPPRLGRPQEYAALARHIIENSMLNGEVIRLDGALRMAAK, from the coding sequence ATGCAGATCAACCACAAACATTTCATCGTCAGCGGCGCGGCCTCAGGGCTGGGCGCCGCCACCGCGCAGATGCTGGTCGAGGCGGGCGCCAAGGTCATGCTGGTCGACCTCAATGCCGCGGCCGTCGAAGCCAAGGCACGTGAACTGGGTGACAGCGCCGGTTTCGCGGTTGCCGATATCAGTGACGAGCAGGCCGCAAAGGCGGCGGTCGACGCTGCTGTCAGTGCATTCGGCAGTATTCATGGCCTGATCAACTGTGCCGGTATCGTCGGCGCCGAGAAGGTGCTGGGCAAGCAGGGCCCGCATGGCCTGGCCAGCTTCACCAAGGTCATCAACGTCAACCTGATCGGCAGTTTCAACTTGCTGCGCCTTGCAGCGGCAGCCATGGCCGAGGGCCAGCCTGACGAAGGAGGGGAGCGCGGCGTGATCATCAACACCGCCTCCATCGCCGCTTATGACGGGCAGATTGGCCAGGCTGCCTATGCGGCATCCAAAGGCGCGATTGCCAGCCTCACGCTCCCTGCGGCCCGTGAGCTGGCGCGTTTCGGGATCCGCGTGATGACCATCGCCCCTGGCATCTTCGAGACGCCAATGATGGCCGGCATGACCCAGGAGGTTCGCGACTCCCTGGCCGCCGGCGTACCGTTCCCGCCGCGCCTGGGCCGCCCACAGGAGTACGCCGCCCTGGCCCGCCACATCATCGAGAACAGCATGCTCAACGGCGAGGTAATCCGCCTTGACGGCGCCCTGCGCATGGCTGCCAAGTAA
- a CDS encoding acetyl-CoA C-acyltransferase gives MTLVNDPIVIVSAVRTPMGGLQGDLKSLTAPQLGAAAIRAAVERAGIDAGSVQEVLFGCVLPAGQGQAPARQAALGAGLGKHTTCTTLNKMCGSGMQAAILAHDQLLAGSAEVIVAGGMESMTNAPYLLDKARGGYRMGHGKIIDHMFMDGLEDAYDKGRLMGTFAEDCAQKGDFSREAQDAFAIASLTRAQDAITSGRFAAEIVPVEVTEGKDKRVIKDDEQPPKARLDKIPQLKPAFREGGTVTAANSSSISDGAAALVLMRRSEAEKRGLKPLALIHGHAAFADTPALFPTAPIGAIEKLLKRTGWTLAEVDLFEINEAFAVVTLAAMKHLDLPHEKVNIHGGACALGHPIGASGARILVTLLSALRQNNLRRGVAAICIGGGEATAMAVECLY, from the coding sequence ATGACCCTCGTCAACGACCCAATTGTCATCGTTAGCGCCGTGCGCACGCCCATGGGCGGCCTGCAGGGCGATCTCAAGAGCCTCACCGCACCACAACTGGGCGCAGCGGCGATCCGCGCGGCTGTCGAACGCGCCGGTATCGATGCCGGCAGCGTCCAGGAGGTGCTGTTCGGCTGCGTGCTGCCGGCCGGGCAGGGCCAGGCCCCGGCGCGCCAGGCGGCCCTCGGCGCCGGGCTGGGCAAGCACACCACCTGCACCACGCTGAACAAGATGTGCGGCTCGGGCATGCAGGCGGCGATCCTGGCCCACGACCAACTGCTGGCCGGCAGCGCCGAAGTGATCGTCGCGGGTGGCATGGAGAGCATGACCAACGCTCCATACCTGCTGGACAAGGCCCGTGGCGGCTACCGCATGGGCCACGGCAAGATCATCGACCACATGTTCATGGACGGCCTCGAGGACGCCTACGACAAAGGGCGGCTGATGGGGACGTTCGCCGAAGACTGCGCGCAGAAAGGCGATTTCAGCCGCGAAGCCCAGGATGCCTTCGCCATCGCCTCGCTGACCCGTGCGCAGGATGCGATCACGAGCGGCCGTTTCGCTGCCGAGATCGTCCCGGTGGAAGTCACCGAGGGCAAGGACAAGCGCGTCATCAAGGATGACGAGCAGCCGCCCAAGGCGCGCCTGGACAAGATCCCGCAGCTCAAGCCGGCCTTCCGCGAAGGCGGCACCGTCACCGCCGCCAACTCCAGCTCCATTTCCGACGGTGCCGCGGCGCTGGTGCTGATGCGCCGTTCCGAGGCCGAGAAGCGTGGCCTCAAGCCGTTGGCGCTGATCCATGGCCACGCGGCCTTCGCCGACACCCCGGCGCTGTTCCCCACCGCGCCCATCGGCGCCATCGAAAAGCTGCTCAAGCGCACCGGCTGGACACTGGCCGAGGTGGACCTGTTCGAGATCAACGAGGCCTTCGCCGTGGTCACCCTGGCGGCCATGAAGCATCTCGACCTGCCCCATGAGAAAGTGAACATCCACGGCGGTGCCTGTGCCCTGGGCCACCCGATCGGCGCCTCGGGCGCGCGCATTCTCGTGACCCTGCTGTCGGCGCTGCGCCAGAACAACCTGCGCCGTGGCGTGGCGGCCATCTGCATCGGCGGTGGCGAAGCGACGGCCATGGCCGTCGAATGCCTGTACTGA
- a CDS encoding acyl-CoA dehydrogenase: MLVTDEQQQIADAVRDFAQERLRPFAEQWDKDHRFPREAIEEMAGMGLFGMLVPEQYGGSDTGYVAYAMALEEIAAGDGACSTIMSVHNSVGCVPILKFGNEAQKQQFLAPLASGAMLGAFALTEPQAGSDASSLKTRARLDGDHYVLNGSKQFITSGQNAGVVIVFAVTDPDAGKRGITAFIVPTDAPGYQVARVEDKLGQHASDTCQIVFDNVRVPVANRLGEEGQGYKIALANLEGGRIGIASQSVGMARAAFEVARDYANERQTFGKPLIEHQAVAFRLADMATKIAVARQMVLHAAALRDAGRPALVEASMAKLFASEMAEKVCSDALQTLGGYGYLSDFPLERIYRDVRVCQIYEGTSDIQRMVIARNL, from the coding sequence ATGCTGGTAACTGACGAGCAACAACAGATCGCCGACGCGGTACGTGACTTCGCTCAGGAGCGCCTGAGGCCGTTTGCCGAGCAATGGGACAAGGATCACCGCTTCCCCAGGGAGGCCATCGAGGAGATGGCCGGCATGGGGCTGTTTGGCATGCTGGTGCCAGAGCAGTACGGCGGCAGCGACACGGGCTACGTGGCCTACGCCATGGCCCTGGAAGAAATCGCCGCCGGTGACGGCGCCTGCTCCACCATCATGAGCGTGCACAATTCGGTGGGTTGCGTGCCGATCCTAAAGTTCGGCAACGAGGCGCAGAAGCAGCAGTTCCTGGCGCCGCTGGCCAGCGGCGCGATGCTCGGCGCGTTCGCCCTGACCGAGCCCCAGGCCGGCTCTGATGCCAGCAGCCTGAAGACCCGCGCTCGCCTGGACGGCGACCATTACGTACTCAATGGCAGCAAGCAGTTCATCACCTCCGGACAGAATGCCGGGGTGGTGATTGTCTTCGCCGTTACCGACCCGGATGCCGGCAAGCGCGGTATCACGGCCTTCATCGTGCCCACCGATGCACCGGGTTACCAGGTGGCGCGGGTCGAGGACAAGCTCGGCCAGCACGCCTCCGACACCTGCCAGATCGTCTTTGACAACGTGCGGGTACCGGTGGCCAATCGCCTGGGCGAGGAAGGGCAGGGTTACAAGATCGCCCTGGCCAACCTCGAGGGCGGGCGGATCGGTATTGCCTCGCAGTCGGTGGGCATGGCCCGCGCTGCCTTCGAAGTGGCCCGCGACTACGCCAATGAGCGGCAAACCTTCGGCAAGCCATTGATCGAGCACCAGGCGGTGGCTTTCCGCCTGGCCGACATGGCGACGAAAATCGCCGTGGCGCGCCAGATGGTGCTGCACGCCGCCGCGTTGCGCGACGCCGGGCGCCCGGCGCTGGTGGAAGCCTCGATGGCCAAGCTTTTCGCCTCGGAAATGGCCGAAAAGGTCTGTTCGGATGCCTTGCAGACGCTTGGCGGTTATGGCTATCTGAGCGACTTCCCGCTGGAGCGCATCTACCGCGACGTGCGGGTCTGCCAGATCTACGAAGGCACCAGCGACATTCAGCGCATGGTCATTGCGCGCAATCTTTGA
- a CDS encoding enoyl-CoA hydratase — protein sequence MAFETILLDIHGKVGLITLNRPQALNALNAQIVGEINQALDQLERDPNIGCVVLTGSAKAFAAGADIKEMAELQYPQIYVDDLFSDADRIANRRKPIIAAVSGFALGGGCELAMMCDFILAADNAKFGQPEINLGVLPGMGGTQRLTRAVGKAKAMELCLTGRLMGAEEAERAGLVARIVPQAELVEEALKVAATIAAKSIPVSMMVKESVNRAFEVTLSEGVRFERRVFHAAFATEDQKEGMAAFIAKREAQFKDR from the coding sequence ATGGCATTCGAAACCATCCTGTTGGACATCCACGGCAAGGTCGGCCTGATCACCCTCAACCGCCCGCAGGCGCTCAACGCGCTGAACGCGCAGATCGTCGGCGAGATCAACCAGGCCCTGGACCAGCTCGAGCGTGACCCGAACATCGGCTGCGTGGTGCTCACCGGCTCCGCCAAGGCCTTCGCCGCAGGCGCCGACATCAAGGAAATGGCCGAGCTGCAATACCCGCAGATCTACGTCGACGACCTGTTCAGCGACGCCGACCGCATCGCCAACCGGCGCAAGCCCATCATTGCCGCGGTATCGGGCTTCGCCCTGGGTGGCGGCTGCGAGCTGGCGATGATGTGCGACTTCATCCTCGCCGCCGACAATGCCAAGTTTGGCCAGCCGGAAATCAACTTGGGCGTGTTGCCGGGCATGGGCGGTACCCAGCGCCTGACCCGCGCGGTGGGCAAGGCCAAGGCCATGGAGCTGTGCCTGACCGGGCGCCTGATGGGCGCCGAGGAAGCAGAGCGCGCCGGTCTGGTGGCGCGCATCGTGCCGCAGGCCGAGTTGGTGGAGGAGGCGTTGAAAGTGGCAGCGACTATTGCGGCCAAGTCGATCCCGGTGAGCATGATGGTCAAGGAGAGCGTCAATCGCGCCTTCGAAGTGACCTTGAGCGAAGGCGTGCGCTTCGAACGCCGGGTATTCCATGCCGCGTTTGCCACCGAAGACCAGAAAGAGGGCATGGCAGCCTTCATCGCCAAGCGCGAAGCACAGTTCAAGGACCGTTGA